A portion of the Sphaerochaeta pleomorpha str. Grapes genome contains these proteins:
- a CDS encoding polyprenyl synthetase family protein, which yields MQHWLNQIETELNRIFPASFDQKWIDWMLDCSTLGADKNVFNHFCEPAKDLLARGGKRWRPLLMMLTAKMLGGEPALELAEKLVSLIEMPHNGTLIIDDIEDKSDLRRGKPAVHLMYGEDISINAGNLLYFLPTKAIDESLVEDTVKLRIYQIYAKYMRRVHLGQGMDISWHHDNTKTPTLEEYELMCRLKTGCLAAMGSEVGAALAVDDMNIIRKAGHIAETIGVGFQILDDVINLEKGNPGKRQGDDIVENKKSLPIILYANANPDQNEHLFSVFQFAQSSGYEKASDSIIALIKKIKDSGALEKAKGRAFELFGQAFDEIHELYPPSSERDFLIAMIKDFMTA from the coding sequence ATGCAACATTGGCTAAACCAAATAGAGACCGAACTGAATCGTATATTTCCTGCATCTTTCGACCAAAAATGGATCGATTGGATGCTCGACTGTTCAACGTTAGGTGCTGACAAGAATGTTTTCAACCATTTTTGTGAACCTGCCAAAGACCTCCTGGCAAGGGGAGGTAAACGTTGGCGACCTTTGCTCATGATGCTGACAGCAAAAATGCTAGGTGGTGAACCTGCACTGGAACTCGCTGAGAAACTTGTTTCATTGATTGAAATGCCTCACAACGGGACCTTGATCATTGATGATATCGAAGACAAATCTGATTTGAGGCGTGGAAAGCCTGCCGTTCATCTCATGTATGGGGAGGATATCTCAATCAATGCAGGGAATTTACTCTATTTCCTTCCAACAAAAGCCATTGATGAATCCTTAGTCGAAGATACAGTGAAGTTACGTATCTATCAGATTTATGCAAAATATATGCGCCGGGTTCATTTGGGTCAAGGCATGGATATTTCCTGGCATCATGACAACACAAAAACCCCTACCCTGGAAGAATATGAGTTGATGTGTCGTTTGAAAACAGGTTGTCTCGCTGCGATGGGAAGTGAAGTCGGAGCAGCACTTGCAGTAGACGACATGAATATTATCAGGAAAGCAGGGCATATAGCAGAGACGATAGGAGTTGGCTTCCAAATCTTGGACGATGTTATCAATCTGGAAAAAGGCAATCCTGGAAAGCGTCAGGGCGATGACATTGTAGAGAATAAGAAGAGTCTTCCGATAATCCTGTATGCCAATGCAAATCCTGATCAAAACGAACACCTCTTTTCCGTATTCCAGTTTGCACAAAGTTCAGGTTACGAAAAAGCATCTGATTCGATTATTGCTTTGATCAAAAAGATCAAGGACTCTGGAGCACTGGAAAAAGCAAAAGGCCGGGCTTTCGAATTATTCGGACAAGCTTTTGACGAAATCCATGAATTATATCCCCCATCATCTGAGAGAGATTTCCTGATTGCTATGATCAAGGACTTTATGACAGCCTAG
- a CDS encoding UDP-N-acetylmuramate--L-alanine ligase: protein MNFSAKKVYLVGIKGTGMASLAVLLHKTGANVSGCDSPEIFSTDTLLAENKIPVISGFSISSLPSSTNIVIHSSAYQRTLPILQEAERIGLEIYSYPEFLALLSKESDSYAVAGTHGKTTTTAVASYLLASLGFHDFPFYSIYGSNLQGESSLPYQGSEVALFEACEYQDHFLSYSLRGALVTNVDFDHPDYFHDLAHVQESFEKFVVNIRPNGFLICCNDDPGSKKLAQYCRDRRPDITLMTYGFNDNGPFWITKNHWDGTYSLSCLGGRYFVLPPLSEPLLDDYIGGAVLALAIMLDRPQVKLYLDDSQIISEEAIPSVAGMLTERLVSFPGCVGRSEVMLEEGGITYIDDYAHHPMEIKATIDMLHIKYPKRPLAVLFCPHTASRTKALLKDFVIALSLADKVVIQHSYASARNDTDLSEDPAILLEKALSTHIMRTYRCHLQTVSYAPDDKTAVSIMSVQLQPGDLCITMGAGNNRLLGPEIAQARRSL, encoded by the coding sequence GTGAATTTCTCTGCCAAGAAAGTATATTTGGTCGGTATCAAAGGCACTGGAATGGCATCTCTTGCCGTCCTGTTACATAAAACCGGAGCGAATGTTTCTGGCTGTGACTCCCCTGAAATCTTTTCTACCGATACCTTGCTTGCAGAAAACAAAATACCTGTAATCTCTGGTTTTTCTATTTCCTCTCTCCCTTCTTCTACCAATATCGTCATCCATAGCAGTGCCTACCAGAGAACCCTTCCCATTCTACAAGAAGCTGAGAGAATAGGCCTTGAAATCTATTCCTATCCTGAGTTTCTTGCTTTGTTATCAAAAGAGAGTGACAGCTATGCAGTAGCAGGGACCCATGGCAAGACAACCACTACAGCAGTTGCTTCTTATCTGCTAGCCTCCCTGGGATTCCACGATTTCCCTTTCTATAGCATTTACGGTTCGAACCTGCAGGGTGAGTCCTCGCTCCCTTACCAAGGCAGCGAGGTTGCCCTTTTCGAGGCCTGCGAGTATCAAGACCATTTTCTTTCCTATTCCTTACGAGGAGCCTTGGTAACCAATGTCGATTTTGATCATCCCGATTATTTCCATGACTTGGCCCACGTACAGGAAAGTTTTGAAAAGTTCGTAGTCAATATTCGCCCCAATGGATTTTTAATCTGTTGCAACGATGACCCAGGATCCAAAAAACTTGCCCAGTATTGTCGTGATCGTCGCCCCGATATCACTCTGATGACCTATGGTTTCAATGATAACGGACCGTTCTGGATCACGAAAAACCATTGGGACGGCACCTATAGTCTCTCATGTCTGGGAGGCAGATACTTTGTCCTCCCTCCTTTAAGCGAACCGTTGCTTGACGATTACATCGGAGGAGCTGTTCTGGCACTGGCAATCATGCTCGACAGACCTCAGGTAAAGTTGTATCTCGACGATAGCCAAATTATCAGCGAAGAGGCAATTCCTTCGGTAGCAGGAATGCTTACTGAGCGGCTTGTCTCCTTTCCCGGGTGCGTAGGCCGCTCAGAAGTGATGCTTGAAGAAGGTGGCATTACCTATATAGACGATTATGCCCACCATCCTATGGAGATAAAGGCAACTATCGATATGCTGCACATCAAGTATCCGAAAAGGCCTTTGGCCGTGCTGTTCTGTCCCCATACGGCAAGCAGGACAAAGGCCTTGCTCAAGGATTTCGTAATTGCCCTCAGCCTTGCCGATAAAGTCGTCATACAGCATTCCTATGCATCGGCAAGAAATGATACAGATCTCAGTGAAGACCCTGCAATCCTGTTGGAAAAAGCCCTTTCAACACATATCATGAGGACCTATCGCTGTCATCTACAGACGGTGAGTTATGCTCCCGATGACAAGACTGCCGTTAGTATTATGTCAGTCCAGTTGCAACCGGGCGATTTGTGTATTACGATGGGTGCGGGTAATAACCGCCTTCTGGGCCCTGAAATTGCCCAGGCAAGGAGATCTTTATGA
- a CDS encoding YicC/YloC family endoribonuclease, which yields MKSMTGYGSAETMNEKFQLSVEIKSYNNRFLDINHNIPFFLSPFEMDIDKAVATVASRGHVEVNVRVKSLVSDMEIVVDTQAVERYRDAFAQIAALSGKALKPELSDFLAAEGVMTSVRQGDSEMYRQPLFSVLDEALAQFAQSKEREGNSTKADLTAMGKIVEEGLSVVSAHAGELEELVKTNLRNRFEEMLGDQNYDENRILQEVAVMLVKYSVNEEIKRLAVHLKEYFKLLNQNEPVGKRLDFLCQEMNREINTIGSKSQMVEMNLQVVRMKDGLENIREQIRNIE from the coding sequence ATGAAAAGCATGACCGGATATGGATCAGCTGAGACAATGAACGAAAAGTTCCAGCTCTCGGTAGAAATCAAATCCTATAACAATCGTTTTCTGGATATAAACCACAATATTCCCTTTTTCCTCTCTCCGTTCGAGATGGATATCGACAAGGCAGTAGCTACGGTCGCTTCACGCGGGCATGTAGAAGTCAATGTGCGGGTCAAATCGCTGGTTTCCGATATGGAAATCGTAGTTGATACCCAAGCTGTCGAGCGGTACCGCGATGCCTTTGCCCAGATAGCAGCACTGTCAGGTAAGGCGCTCAAACCTGAGCTCTCTGATTTTCTTGCAGCTGAGGGTGTCATGACCAGTGTGCGCCAAGGTGACAGTGAAATGTACCGGCAACCCTTATTCTCAGTCTTGGATGAAGCTCTTGCCCAATTTGCCCAGAGCAAAGAGAGGGAAGGAAATTCCACCAAGGCAGACCTTACTGCCATGGGTAAAATTGTTGAAGAGGGGCTTTCTGTAGTTAGTGCACATGCTGGGGAACTGGAAGAATTGGTGAAGACAAATCTGAGAAATCGGTTTGAAGAAATGCTCGGGGACCAGAACTATGATGAGAACAGGATCTTGCAGGAAGTTGCTGTCATGTTGGTCAAATATTCAGTCAACGAAGAGATAAAGCGTCTTGCAGTCCATTTGAAAGAATATTTCAAGCTTCTCAACCAGAATGAACCAGTAGGTAAACGCCTCGATTTCCTCTGTCAGGAAATGAACAGGGAGATCAATACTATCGGGAGCAAAAGCCAGATGGTAGAGATGAACCTCCAGGTGGTACGAATGAAAGACGGATTGGAAAATATCCGTGAACAGATCAGAAATATAGAGTAG
- the miaA gene encoding tRNA (adenosine(37)-N6)-dimethylallyltransferase MiaA, translating into MARFTSSQLTSNSSYNPVIFLFGPTGVGKTELLLNLFKDRFSVVNADSIQVYRHLDIGSAKASKQIQEKIPHYLIDIFDPWEQFSVGDFIELADKACEEIRAQGRIPILSGGTAYYFKHFLYGLSEAPASDEHIRARVAQELEEKGGVWAYARLCEIDPVYANKIHPSDLYRISRALEVFETSGRPLSSYVIPSTYRNNMHPLILGLHREKQELKERIIARVQQMFDEGLIEEIRTILQMGGKSEWPGLQGIGYKEFFQAMESGEVSLPMIADQIAKNSRSYAKRQMTFFKSFAEVNWMQPDDQEAIAEMVAAYLAKETF; encoded by the coding sequence ATGGCGAGATTCACTTCATCCCAACTGACGAGCAATAGTTCGTATAACCCAGTAATTTTCCTTTTCGGCCCTACCGGGGTCGGAAAGACTGAGCTGCTCTTGAATTTATTCAAAGACAGGTTCTCGGTAGTCAATGCCGATTCCATCCAAGTGTACAGACATTTGGATATAGGGTCGGCTAAGGCGTCTAAACAGATTCAGGAAAAAATCCCTCATTACCTCATTGATATTTTCGACCCCTGGGAGCAATTCTCCGTAGGGGATTTCATTGAGCTCGCAGACAAAGCCTGTGAAGAAATTCGTGCACAGGGGAGAATACCCATTTTAAGTGGGGGAACTGCCTACTATTTCAAGCATTTTCTCTATGGCCTGAGCGAGGCTCCTGCCAGTGACGAACACATTCGGGCCCGTGTCGCCCAAGAGCTTGAAGAGAAAGGGGGAGTGTGGGCGTATGCAAGACTTTGTGAAATAGACCCGGTCTATGCAAACAAAATCCATCCATCTGATCTCTATCGGATATCGCGCGCCCTGGAGGTCTTTGAAACCAGCGGACGGCCCCTCAGCTCCTACGTAATTCCTTCGACTTATCGAAACAACATGCATCCTTTAATCCTCGGCCTTCATCGTGAAAAACAGGAACTGAAAGAAAGAATCATTGCCCGCGTACAGCAAATGTTCGACGAAGGTCTAATCGAGGAAATCCGGACCATCCTGCAAATGGGTGGGAAGAGCGAATGGCCAGGCTTGCAGGGTATCGGGTACAAAGAATTCTTCCAAGCCATGGAAAGCGGAGAAGTCTCGCTTCCCATGATAGCCGACCAGATAGCAAAAAACAGCCGCTCCTACGCAAAGCGGCAGATGACATTCTTTAAAAGCTTTGCAGAAGTGAACTGGATGCAACCAGATGACCAAGAGGCTATTGCCGAGATGGTTGCTGCCTACCTGGCCAAAGAAACCTTTTAG
- a CDS encoding chitobiase/beta-hexosaminidase C-terminal domain-containing protein, with product MNRRSSFSGFLFLCFAMLIAITLIVGCESNIQNKVGSLTVSTGAQEKTISPDSTLIEIASYQVRGVYSDGVTTFSQQSPINTIVINDLLVGDWTITFEGLNSFGTVIASATQMVTINAGYNTTVTFVLTSVSGVGTCELTLSWPVTVTSVHRITVRLTAASSMDVFDVEAFAFEATQVGDIQQIMKTIADIPVGSYALKAQFWDVFDAQIGLTLMETVNIYADMTSTGLFALPEFLFPVEKPTFDPMGGRITPEQTIELTTASIGATIYYTIDGTDPNTTSIEYEGPFTLPHNATVKAIALKNCMFASAIASAVFEIPAAMPTILPVSGTYSMPQEVTLFTETAGATIYYTTDGSAPDTFSILYTGPFMVSQDTTVRAIATHPDFGVSEEVSAEYIIVNSVGLVTVDPANYTVEIIVPPEWTGGPVITNVWARIWADVEPDPTGVTYTWYLDGEEARNQGGEIASTSDYLDLGIGLDRVAIGPGPHSITVTVTAGELSFSDYYWFCASDTATIGASSFAIGDVGPAGGLVFYDDEEDGIDDLPGYRYLEAAPEETEWENRQWGAYGYSVDPSALGTALGYGMPNTENIVSYHDSLGTLYPLKGDYYTNPGAYYFKNDGSVAAKLCADLEYGGYDDWFLPSKGELDLMFTIIRKCCPSDWCEHSYWSSSEFSPTCAWLQSFAWSQWKSPKFENHRVKAVRAF from the coding sequence ATGAATCGAAGATCATCATTTTCAGGTTTTTTGTTTCTTTGCTTTGCGATGCTTATTGCAATTACCCTTATCGTAGGTTGTGAATCCAACATACAAAACAAAGTGGGATCCCTGACAGTATCTACAGGGGCCCAAGAGAAGACAATCTCCCCAGATTCGACTCTGATCGAGATAGCATCGTACCAGGTGAGGGGCGTTTATTCGGATGGGGTAACAACCTTTAGCCAACAATCTCCAATAAACACTATCGTAATTAATGATTTACTTGTTGGTGACTGGACAATTACCTTTGAGGGATTGAATTCCTTCGGCACGGTGATTGCCTCTGCCACACAGATGGTTACGATCAATGCAGGGTATAATACTACCGTAACATTCGTTTTAACCTCTGTCTCCGGTGTAGGGACCTGTGAGCTTACTCTCTCCTGGCCGGTCACGGTTACCTCGGTACATAGGATAACAGTTAGACTCACAGCTGCATCGAGTATGGATGTTTTCGATGTAGAGGCGTTTGCCTTTGAGGCAACACAGGTAGGTGATATACAACAAATCATGAAGACAATCGCAGATATTCCTGTAGGTTCCTATGCGTTGAAGGCTCAGTTCTGGGATGTTTTTGATGCACAGATTGGTCTTACCCTGATGGAAACAGTCAATATCTACGCCGATATGACTTCTACCGGCCTCTTTGCCTTGCCAGAATTCCTGTTCCCGGTCGAGAAACCGACGTTCGATCCTATGGGCGGAAGAATTACACCCGAACAGACAATTGAGCTGACAACAGCCAGCATTGGGGCAACCATCTATTATACGATTGATGGAACAGATCCAAATACTACCAGTATTGAATACGAGGGGCCTTTTACCTTGCCGCACAATGCAACGGTAAAAGCTATTGCGTTAAAAAACTGTATGTTTGCCTCGGCCATTGCATCTGCTGTATTTGAGATTCCTGCTGCCATGCCGACAATTCTACCGGTTTCAGGAACCTATTCCATGCCCCAGGAAGTGACTCTCTTCACGGAAACGGCAGGGGCAACAATCTATTACACCACTGACGGGAGTGCTCCAGATACTTTTAGTATCCTGTATACAGGACCTTTTATGGTTTCCCAAGACACCACTGTCAGGGCAATCGCTACGCATCCCGATTTTGGGGTATCCGAAGAAGTGTCGGCCGAGTATATAATAGTGAACAGCGTTGGTCTGGTTACAGTCGATCCTGCAAACTATACAGTCGAGATCATAGTACCCCCAGAATGGACGGGAGGGCCGGTCATAACAAATGTATGGGCCAGGATCTGGGCAGATGTTGAACCTGATCCGACTGGTGTAACCTACACTTGGTATCTGGACGGGGAGGAGGCAAGAAACCAGGGAGGCGAGATAGCCTCAACTTCCGATTATCTTGATTTGGGCATAGGCTTAGATAGGGTTGCCATCGGTCCCGGACCCCATTCGATCACAGTCACCGTTACCGCCGGTGAGCTTTCCTTCAGTGACTACTATTGGTTCTGTGCATCAGATACTGCAACGATAGGTGCTTCCTCCTTTGCTATCGGAGATGTAGGGCCTGCCGGAGGGCTGGTATTCTACGATGATGAGGAAGATGGTATCGATGACCTGCCAGGATACCGATATCTGGAAGCAGCCCCGGAGGAAACAGAATGGGAAAACAGACAGTGGGGTGCCTATGGATATTCTGTTGATCCAAGTGCCCTGGGTACTGCTCTAGGCTATGGGATGCCGAACACTGAGAATATTGTGAGTTATCATGATAGTCTGGGCACCTTGTATCCTTTGAAAGGAGACTATTATACAAATCCTGGAGCGTACTACTTCAAAAATGATGGGTCTGTAGCAGCAAAGCTGTGTGCCGATCTGGAATACGGAGGGTATGATGACTGGTTCCTGCCATCGAAGGGCGAACTTGATCTTATGTTTACGATTATAAGAAAATGTTGTCCCAGTGATTGGTGCGAACACTCCTATTGGAGTTCCTCCGAATTCTCGCCTACCTGTGCATGGCTACAGAGCTTTGCCTGGTCACAATGGAAAAGCCCCAAATTTGAAAACCATAGGGTAAAGGCTGTAAGGGCTTTCTGA
- the cmk gene encoding (d)CMP kinase has protein sequence MRIAISGKSGCGNTTVSTLVSQALDYPLINFTFRNLANEKHMDFWDFCKLAEQSDEYDKELDTRQVEMAMAQKDCVLGSRLAIWMLEQADLKVYLTASAQERASRVYKREGGSFEERLAQTMMRDKNDSARYQRIYGIDNSDTAFADLVIDTSDKDPIQVAKIIIAEVKKRLA, from the coding sequence ATGCGCATCGCAATCAGTGGCAAGAGTGGCTGTGGAAATACAACGGTTTCGACCTTGGTGTCGCAGGCTTTGGATTATCCTTTGATAAATTTTACGTTTCGCAACCTTGCAAACGAGAAACATATGGATTTCTGGGACTTCTGCAAGTTGGCGGAACAATCAGACGAATATGACAAAGAACTGGATACAAGACAGGTCGAAATGGCCATGGCCCAAAAGGACTGTGTTTTGGGTAGTAGACTTGCCATCTGGATGCTCGAACAAGCCGACCTCAAGGTATATTTGACAGCCTCGGCCCAGGAACGGGCAAGCAGGGTCTACAAGCGAGAAGGTGGATCCTTTGAAGAACGCCTTGCACAAACCATGATGCGTGACAAGAATGACAGCGCCCGTTACCAGCGCATCTACGGTATCGACAACAGTGATACCGCCTTCGCCGACCTAGTCATCGACACCTCGGATAAAGATCCCATCCAAGTGGCAAAGATTATCATAGCAGAAGTAAAGAAAAGATTGGCCTAA